The proteins below come from a single Mya arenaria isolate MELC-2E11 chromosome 8, ASM2691426v1 genomic window:
- the LOC128244530 gene encoding transcription factor HES-1-B-like, producing MADLRKSPREVASYLRKVRKPLVERQRRERMNASIDRLKLLIADTIREQVSSMTRVDKADILELTVFHLTRLQQRQRGLRIATETTEGASSATSYKTGYRDCARQTVTYLSANSYCSPEVATSVSGHLRSVYEQTQNSSQAGKDRLQEVHNRIPQIENRVPFIFNPHAVFMSTPRRSNEGQCALTSQISTTSPRTLECSPILRMTKGYDDVIIHNSSTLNMSFLNSDSGFASIDVSTDIQSLGSDRCVSFDRSEEAESGQVSKDNVWRPW from the exons atggcTGACCTGCGAAAATCCCCACGAGAGGTTGCTTCGTATCTGAGAAAG GTACGCAAGCCCCTAGTTGAGCGTCAACGCCGTGAGAGGATGAACGCGAGTATTGACCGCCTCAAGCTCCTGATCGCGGACACCATCCGGGAACAG GTGTCATCAATGACGCGTGTGGACAAGGCGGACATTTTGGAGCTCACCGTCTTTCATCTGACACGTCTACAGCAGCGGCAACGGGGCCTTCGCATAGCCACCGAAACCACAGAGGGCGCTTCCTCAGCAACCTCTTACAAGACTGGCTACCGGGACTGCGCACGGCAGACTGTCACCTACCTGTCTGCGAACAGTTATTGTAGTCCGGAAGTTGCTACCAGCGTCAGTGGACATTTGAGGAGCGTCTATGAGCAAACACAGAACAGTAGCCAGGCTGGTAAGGATCGTCTTCAAGAAGTTCATAATCGGATTCCACAGATCGAGAATCGGGTGCCATTTATATTTAACCCGCATGCCGTTTTCATGTCAACGCCGAGAAGATCAAACGAAGGACAGTGTGCATTGACGAGTCAAATTTCAACAACCTCTCCGAGAACCCTAGAATGTTCGCCGATCTTGCGGATGACGAAAGGCTATGATGACGTCATCATTCATAATTCCAGTACTCTTAATATGAGTTTCCTGAACAGTGATTCAGGATTTGCTAGTATTGACGTGTCCACTGACATTCAATCTTTGGGGTCAGATCGCTGTGTTTCGTTTGACCGGAGTGAGGAGGCTGAAAGTGGTCAAGTGTCCAAGGACAATGTATGGCGCCCGTGGTAG
- the LOC128244531 gene encoding uncharacterized protein LOC128244531 — protein MSGDPSHGERLAVEGTLGRRTYASQGTNPRKRYNVGLFGCGRIAGQNPSVHLKNILSNRRLDLTWIVENDARRIQEVKDEFYLDGNTPFFPFSERNILLSDKSLDAVVVVSPTSTHTEYIVQSLKNVLVSTKLKLVQLLFTSRKADYLRKRLNQCGQPDSMAGLIKYPDGVFVTMDVFRESVYGYDIRLEAFGTGGMALAENPRESSTVIDGESCGSTRRLFNSFPQRFEAPFAAELDHFINCMDGNTTPLVTKEESLCVAVIIEKGVQSYREKRVVYF, from the exons ATGTCTGGTGATCCCAGCCACGGTGAAAGGTTGGCGGTTGAGGGG ACCCTTGGTCGGCGCACATACGCTTCACAAGGTACAAACCCCAGAAAACGTTACAACGTGGGCCTGTTTGGTTGTGGACGAATTGCAGGTCAGAATCCTTC CGTCCATCTTAAAAACATTCTGAGCAACCGTCGTCTGGATTTGACATGGATTGTGGAAAACGACGCAAGGCGGATACAGGAAGTGAAGGACGAATTCTACCTCGATGGGAACACCCCCTTCTTTCCCTTCTCGGAGAGGAACATACTTTTGTCAGATAAAAG CCTGGATGCCGTTGTGGTCGTGTCACCAACCAGCACACATACAGAGTACATCGTCCAAAGccttaaaaatg tactggttagTACTAAACTAAAGCTTGTCCAACTACTTTTCACCTCAAGGAAAGCCGACTACCTACGTAAACGATTGAAC caatgcGGACAGCCTGATTCGATGGCGGGCCTCATCAAGTACCCGGATGGAGTCTTTGTTACTATGGACGTGTTCCGAGAAAGCGTTTACGGCTATGACATACGTCTCGAG GCATTCGGCACAGGCGGTATGGCACTGGCAGAGAACCCCCGGGAGAGTTCTACAGTTATAGACGGGGAAAGTTGTGGTTCCACTCGTCGTCTCTTTAACTCCTTCCCACAGAGGTTTGAGGCACCATTTGCTGCGGAGCTGGACCATTTCATTAACTGCATGGATG GAAATACTACTCCACTTGTTACTAAGGAAGAAAGTCTGTGTGTTGCTGTCATTATTGAAAAGGGTGTACAGTCGTACAGAGAAAAACGTGTAGTATATTTCTGA